TTTTTTTTTGATCTTGTAAATGAGAGGGAATGGCACTTCATTAATCAGGACGGCAGGTGATGAGAGTTCCCTGCCAGGGGAATCGTACCCGGGAGGTGCTTGGATATATGGAGAAGTTGAGGGAAAAATTGCTGGCACGCCTTGAAGGCAAGCGTTTCGGCGTAGTCGGTATAGGCAATGTGATCAAGGGAGATGATGGCGCCGGCTGTGTAGTCGTAGAGGGTCTTCAGGGGAAGATAGACCTCCCGATCGTCGATTGCGCCGAGGTCCCTGAAAATTACGGGGGATGGGTAGAGAGGCAGGATCTTGACAGTGCTATATACATCGATGCTGTTGATTTCGGAGGAGAACCGGGGGAAGTGAGGATAATTCCTCTGGAAAAGATGATGGTGACAGCGAGCAGTACGCATACCCTGTCTCTGCATTATATGATCATCTATCTGAGAGATGAGTGGAAGGGCGATCCGATCATGATCGGGATCCAGCCGAAAGAGATGAGGATCGGAGACGGGCTCAGTGATGAGGTGAGCGCCGGGGTGAAGAAATTGACCGATATTCTGATCGAGGCAGCTCTGACTGACAAGCAGGATAGATAAAAAACTGAACAGGCTCGCAATTTCTGGAAAAACCCGTGGAGAACAGTCTCCGCGGGTTTCTTTTTTCCTGGGTCCCTGGTTTTGAAGGCCGACTCTATTTTACTTCCCTGCCCGCCATGAATGCCTTCTTGTTCAATTCA
The genomic region above belongs to Candidatus Latescibacterota bacterium and contains:
- a CDS encoding hydrogenase maturation protease, producing the protein MEKLREKLLARLEGKRFGVVGIGNVIKGDDGAGCVVVEGLQGKIDLPIVDCAEVPENYGGWVERQDLDSAIYIDAVDFGGEPGEVRIIPLEKMMVTASSTHTLSLHYMIIYLRDEWKGDPIMIGIQPKEMRIGDGLSDEVSAGVKKLTDILIEAALTDKQDR